One segment of Plasmodium vivax chromosome 14, whole genome shotgun sequence DNA contains the following:
- a CDS encoding phosphatidylinositol synthase, putative (encoded by transcript PVX_122605A; Seron,K., Dzierszinski,F. and Tomavo,S. Molecular cloning, functional complementation in Saccharomyces cerevisiae and enzymatic properties of phosphatidylinositol synthase from the protozoan parasite Toxoplasma gondii Eur. J. Biochem. 267 (22), 6571-6579 (2000)), whose translation MKKRSVYLYIPNIIGYIRVILALWGFVVCRKNLILFAVLYGTSQILDAFDGWTARKFNQTSVFGQILDQITDRLSTTLLYLLNGNVYDEYIIAIGLIMIADIGGHYFHSSSCAIAGNKTHKKIEKGNRLLKLYYERPVVMVICIIAYESFWFAAYVFKVTPKNNILHKMAHYALLCSSPLAAFKMFTNISQGIHGAKCLVDMDNKKK comes from the exons atgaagaagagaagTGTGTATCTCTACATACCCAATATCATTG GCTACATCCGAGTGATACTGGCTCTGTGGGGATTCGTTGTATGCCGGAAGAACCTGATTCTGTTTGCCGTTCTCTACGGCACGAGCCAAATATTAGATGCCTTCGACGGGTGGACGGCAAGGAAGTTCAATCAAA CCTCCGTCTTCGGCCAAATATTAGATCAAATCACGGACAG ACTGTCCACAACCCTGCTGTACCTCCTCAATGGAAACGTCTACGATGAGTACATTATTG CGATAGGACTAATCATGATTGCCGACATAGGAGGGCACTACTTTCACTCGTCATC ATGCGCCATAGCGGGAAATAAAACACACAAGAAAATCGAGAAGGGAAACCGGCTGCTGAAGCTGTACTACGAGAGGCCGG TCGTCATGGTCATTTGCATCATCGCGTACGAGTCCTTCTGGTTCGCCGCATACGTGTTTAAGGTCACCCCCAAAAATAACATCCTCCACAAAATGG cccACTACGCCCTACTatgttcctcccccctggcgGCATTTAAAATG TTCACGAACATCTCGCAGGGAATACACGGCGCAAAATGCCTAGTAGATATGGACAACAAGAAGaaatga
- a CDS encoding hypothetical protein, conserved (encoded by transcript PVX_122610A), translated as MLVKENHSVILYADEENVELVKLTSDGVLTNRKGTFLHKNIIGKKYGSKIYDSACRNYIYVLRRTPEFVAISLKKKTQTLYEHDISFICLLCNALPNKKIIEAGTGTGCLTYALASCVLPKGVIHTFEYNEERYEEVRNEFSNFENVKNNIKFHHKDVISDSFVEFQPGEIDSVFLDMPNPWLCVPHVKKVLKERGVFVIFLPCIEQVYKIIEALEENQFCEIVTYELVNKSWEIIRNGGPAGGCKRARQFSLGGAKETSDPLEGVKETGDPLEGVKETGGPLEGVKETGDPLEGVKETGDPLERAKQSNDPLERAKQSSDPSNEQKNCPTPAQSQNPTYRLRQKENKTHTGYLIFSKKELSDEHEQIEIELKGV; from the coding sequence ATGCTGGTGAAGGAGAACCACAGCGTGATCCTCTACGCGGACGAGGAGAACGTCGAGTTGGTGAAGCTGACGAGCGATGGAGTCCTGACGAACAGAAAAGGGACCTTCCTACACAAAAACATCATAGGAAAGAAATATGGCAGCAAAATATATGACAGTGCCTGTAGgaattacatttatgtgttGAGAAGGACCCCCGAATTTGTAGCCAtcagtttgaaaaaaaaaacacagacTCTTTATGAGCATGACATATCCTTTATCTGCCTACTGTGTAATGCTTtgccaaataaaaaaataattgaagcTGGGACAGGCACCGGTTGCCTAACCTACGCGCTAGCCAGTTGCGTTTTGCCGAAAGGAGTCATTCATACCTTCGAGTATAATGAAGAGCGTTATGAGGAAGTGCGAAATGAATTCtccaattttgaaaatgtcaaaaataatatcaaatTTCACCACAAAGATGTCATAAGTGATTCCTTTGTAGAATTCCAACCGGGGGAAATTGATTCGGTTTTTTTAGACATGCCGAACCCGTGGCTTTGTGTTCCTCACGTTAAGAAGGTCCTCAAGGAAAGAGGCGTTTTCGTCATCTTTCTCCCCTGCATTGAGCaggtttataaaattattgagGCTCTGGAGGAGAATCAGTTCTGCGAAATTGTCACCTACGAATTGGTTAACAAGTCTTGGGAGATTATTCGCAATGGGGGGCCCGCGGGTGGATGCAAGCGGGCCAGGCAGTTCAGCTTGGGTGGCGCTAAGGAAACGAGTGACCCGTTGGAGGGGGTTAAAGAAACGGGTGACCCGTTGGAGGGGGTTAAAGAAACGGGTGGCCCGTTGGAGGGGGTTAAAGAAACGGGTGACCCGTTGGAGGGGGTTAAAGAAACGGGTGACCCTTTGGAGCGGGCTAAACAGTCGAACGACCCTTTGGAGCGGGCTAAACAGTCGAGCGACCCTTCGAACGAGCAGAAGAACTGCCCTACCCCTGCGCAGAGTCAAAACCCAACGTACAGACTCCGCCAGAAGGAGAACAAGACGCACACCGGGTACTTGATCTTCTCCAAGAAGGAGCTAAGCGATGAGCACGAGCAGATCGAAATTGAGCTCAAGGGTGTTTAG
- a CDS encoding hypothetical protein, conserved (encoded by transcript PVX_122615A): MRREPLHNELESLCALEERVQRQLSVLEKLIERTQGNIEQLNDYINKKYNEIKSLASKKPTRINWEKAQGKTHMSLFYQKEHGFAPSNEDALKVAEFQLSVSNYRKKYDYKKSEWSKREIDLLLEVVEKTTKRYATRYLIGANLSYDVKMQKRREIEESTDVKNLLSKIKIHFDGLQRLSADGGGVTDCQLETPPDGTTNFAEFSTHFWNEVASNLTNTQTGRECQRTWLYHYCFEDPKQKKWHHEEKEKLLSLCKTYERREWTNIARALNTNRSPLSCFIEFLKLTKMYDEGCGEKAKLERIGFNLLEDIQLQILVSILGDKNWNEVKLHMEKLNSNVRRVQMRRGFNPCGGEKDKRVKKKLSDEISYKRRYLRLVRGRRDLH, translated from the coding sequence ATGCGGAGGGAACCGCTCCATAACGAATTGGAGAGTCTATGCGCACTGGAGGAGCGGGTGCAAAGGCAGCTGAGCGTTTTAGAAAAGCTGATCGAAAGGACGCAGGGAAACATAGAACAGCtgaatgattatataaataagaagtacaacgaaataaaaagccTGGCGAGTAAGAAGCCAACGAGAATCAATTGGGAAAAGGCACAAGGCAAAACACACATGTCCCTGTTTTACCAAAAGGAACACGGGTTCGCTCCTTCCAATGAAGACGCATTAAAGGTTGCCGAATTTCAATTGAGTGTATCTAATTATAGGAAGaaatatgattataaaaaaagcgAATGGTCCAAAAGAGAAATTGATCTGTTGCTCGAGGTGGTGGAGAAGACGACCAAAAGGTATGCCACAAGATATTTAATCGGTGCAAACTTATCCTACGATGTGAAGATGCAGAAGAGGAGAGAGATAGAAGAGAGCACGGATGTAAAGAATTTACTCTCCAAAATTAAGATCCACTTTGATGGATTGCAGAGGTTATCCGCAGACGGGGGAGGAGTCACCGATTGCCAGTTGGAGACACCCCCAGATGGAACAACCAACTTCGCCGAATTTTCAACCCATTTTTGGAATGAAGTGGCGTCCAATTTAACCAACACGCAGACGGGCAGGGAGTGCCAAAGGACGTGGCTCTACCACTACTGCTTTGAAGAtccaaaacaaaaaaaatggcatcatgaggagaaagaaaaactcTTAAGCTTATGCAAAACGTATGAAAGAAGAGAGTGGACCAACATAGCTAGAGCATTAAACACTAATAGAAGCCCCCTATCCTGTTTTatagaatttttaaaattaacaaaaatgtatgatGAAGGGTGTGGGGAAAAAGCCAAACTAGAGAGAATAGGGTTTAACCTTTTGGAGGACATCCAACTGCAGATATTGGTGTCTATCCTGGGAGACAAAAATTGGAATGAAGTGAAGCTGCACATGGAAAAGCTCAATTCGAACGTCAGGCGCGTTCAAATGAGGAGGGGGTTCAACCCTTGCGGCGGGGAGAAGGACAAAcgggtcaaaaaaaaactcagcGACGAAATATCCTACAAGAGGCGGTATCTGCGCTTGGTTCGCGGGCGACGCGACCTGCACTGA